A genome region from Pseudorca crassidens isolate mPseCra1 chromosome 20, mPseCra1.hap1, whole genome shotgun sequence includes the following:
- the NAT14 gene encoding probable N-acetyltransferase 14 — protein MAPSHLSVREMREDEKPLVLEMLKAGVKDTENRVALHALTRPPALLLLAAASSGLRFVLASFALALLLPVFLAVAAMKLGLRARWGSLPPPGGLGGPWVAVRGSGDVCGVLALAPGSSAGDGARVTRLSVSRWHRRRGVGRRLLAFAESRARAWAGGMGEPRARLVVPVAVAAWGVAGMLEGCGYQAEGSWGCMGYTLVREFSKEL, from the exons ATGGCCCCCAGCCACCTGTCGGTGCGGGAGATGAGGGAAGATGAGAAACCCTTAGTGCTGGAGATGCTGAAG gCTGGTGTGAAGGACACAGAGAACCGCGTGGCCCTCCACGCCCTGACGCGGCCACCGGCCCTGCTCCTCCTGGCGGCAGCCAGCAGCGGCCTGCGCTTCGTCCTGGCCTCTTTCGCCCTGGCCCTCCTCCTGCCCGTGTTCCTGGCCGTGGCGGCCATGAAGCTGGGCCTGCGGGCCCGGTGGGGCTCGCTGCCCCCGCCGGGCGGGCTGGGGGGGCCCTGGGTGGCAGTGCGGGGCTCAGGGGATGTGTGCGGGGTCCTGGCCCTGGCCCCAGGCTCCAGCGCTGGAGACGGGGCCCGGGTCACCCGCCTCTCTGTGTCTCGCTGGCACCGCCGCCGAGGCGTGGGCAGGCGGCTGCTGGCCTTTGCCGAATCCCGGGCTCGAGCCTGGGCGGGCGGCATGGGGGAGCCCCGGGCCCGGCTAGTGGTCCCGGTGGCCGTGGCAGCGTGGGGCGTGGCCGGGATGCTTGAGGGCTGTGGCTACCAGGCCGAGGGGAGCTGGGGTTGCATGGGCTACACGCTGGTGAGGGAGTTCAGCAAGGAACTATGA